In the genome of Burkholderiales bacterium, one region contains:
- a CDS encoding aminomethyl transferase family protein, producing the protein MLDKYFEARSIALARLAEQRVPLRFSSALEEHLATRRIAGLFDFSFMGCFEVTGRETLQFLNFLQTRNLTSLREGRAYYTLLCNEEGAVINDATVWRHRPQHFWLFTGRREDWRHIAAVASGFAVTLTDLSGKFAIMAVQGPRSQLILKRCLDSPLPEAYFSFSRAIICRENAWVVRLGYTGECGFELLVPAAAGAKVWEALLAAGNGIRECGFEAANSLRIEAGYMLFACELAKPATPYELCLGRLVALPRSPFLGSAALQTIRFRRPARALAGLRFGGASRKREGNLPRVEVTSQCDSPIFGESLGLGFVTYTQRFPGSLVYTADGRVSSVSRLPFYDPLRAVPRRLPA; encoded by the coding sequence ATGCTTGATAAATACTTCGAAGCACGCAGCATCGCGCTCGCGCGTTTAGCCGAACAGAGGGTCCCTCTACGCTTCTCAAGCGCCTTGGAGGAACATCTTGCGACGCGACGCATTGCCGGCTTGTTCGATTTTTCTTTCATGGGTTGCTTTGAGGTGACTGGACGCGAAACACTCCAGTTTCTTAACTTCCTGCAGACTCGAAATCTAACCTCGTTAAGGGAAGGACGAGCGTACTACACGCTGCTCTGTAACGAAGAAGGTGCGGTAATAAACGACGCGACAGTCTGGCGCCATCGGCCTCAGCACTTCTGGCTCTTTACTGGCCGGCGCGAGGATTGGCGTCACATCGCCGCTGTCGCGAGCGGCTTTGCCGTCACACTCACCGACCTCTCGGGAAAGTTTGCGATCATGGCCGTTCAGGGACCACGGAGCCAGCTGATTTTGAAACGATGCCTCGACTCGCCTTTACCCGAAGCGTACTTCAGCTTCTCGCGCGCGATAATCTGCAGAGAAAACGCGTGGGTGGTGAGGCTAGGTTACACCGGCGAATGCGGATTCGAGCTGCTGGTACCCGCCGCCGCCGGAGCGAAAGTGTGGGAAGCGCTTCTCGCCGCAGGTAATGGAATCCGCGAATGCGGGTTCGAGGCAGCGAACAGCCTGCGCATCGAAGCCGGCTACATGCTGTTCGCGTGCGAACTCGCCAAACCAGCCACGCCCTACGAACTTTGCTTGGGCCGATTAGTCGCGCTTCCGCGCTCGCCTTTTCTTGGCTCCGCTGCCCTGCAAACGATCCGCTTCAGGCGGCCAGCACGCGCGCTGGCCGGTTTAAGGTTTGGAGGCGCCAGCCGGAAGCGCGAGGGCAACCTGCCGCGCGTTGAAGTGACAAGCCAATGCGATTCGCCAATTTTTGGAGAGAGCCTGGGACTCGGCTTCGTGACCTACACTCAGCGTTTTCCTGGCAGCCTCGTCTACACTGCAGATGGGCGAGTGTCGAGCGTTTCACGGCTCCCGTTCTACGATCCTCTGCGGGCCGTGCCGCGACGCTTGCCCGCGTAA
- a CDS encoding sulfite exporter TauE/SafE family protein, with the protein MFYALIVIAGVVGFFIGAVGIGGVLLIPALNLLAGLSIHEASATALFTFLFTGLVGTYAFHRHGSISWKIAAPVCAGAAAFSFLGAKVNWMVDARLLNLIVALLTVFAGAYIFAPKRALGSEPDGRSLPQQFLLLGVGAISGFGSGLSGAGGPLFSVPIMVMLGFFPLTAIGTSQVIQIIAAASGSLGNLRYGSIDFSVALWITGFELAGVLIGARVAHVVRIERLRAMIAGLCITVGGFMLVKTVLFDA; encoded by the coding sequence TTGTTCTACGCCCTGATCGTCATCGCCGGCGTAGTCGGCTTTTTTATCGGCGCCGTTGGCATCGGCGGCGTTCTTCTGATCCCGGCGTTGAATCTTTTGGCGGGGCTTTCCATTCACGAGGCGAGCGCGACCGCGCTCTTCACTTTCCTTTTCACCGGGCTTGTTGGCACCTACGCATTCCATCGGCACGGCAGCATAAGCTGGAAAATCGCGGCTCCGGTCTGCGCAGGCGCTGCTGCGTTTAGTTTCCTCGGGGCGAAGGTGAACTGGATGGTCGACGCGCGGCTGCTCAATCTGATCGTTGCGCTTCTAACCGTCTTCGCTGGCGCATACATTTTTGCCCCGAAGCGGGCATTGGGTAGCGAGCCGGATGGCCGCTCATTACCCCAGCAGTTCCTGCTGCTCGGTGTCGGGGCTATATCGGGGTTTGGGTCCGGGCTCTCGGGAGCGGGCGGCCCGCTGTTTTCGGTTCCTATCATGGTGATGCTCGGGTTTTTTCCGCTCACCGCGATCGGCACGAGTCAGGTGATCCAGATCATTGCCGCCGCATCCGGCTCGCTGGGCAATCTTAGGTACGGCTCGATCGATTTCTCCGTTGCGCTCTGGATTACTGGATTCGAGTTGGCCGGCGTGTTGATCGGGGCGCGCGTTGCCCACGTTGTCAGAATCGAGCGGCTGCGCGCGATGATCGCTGGTCTTTGTATCACCGTCGGAGGCTTCATGCTCGTGAAAACGGTGCTGTTCGATGCTTGA
- a CDS encoding cyclic nucleotide-binding domain-containing protein, protein MLERLAPPLDILAESTFFAGLNREQSGAIRARCRVQEFAQGNHIYVLGEPAADLYVLVEGMVRFALYVGTREASVGEIIRRGQVFGWAALLEKPQPRVASAFCLTSCVVGALSGHEMLRLMDQDHSLGYAIMKRLNKLITGDLAAFAAG, encoded by the coding sequence GTGTTAGAACGCCTTGCTCCGCCACTTGATATACTCGCCGAATCCACGTTTTTCGCCGGGTTGAATCGCGAGCAGTCGGGCGCGATCAGAGCGCGCTGCCGAGTGCAGGAGTTCGCGCAGGGTAACCACATCTACGTGCTGGGCGAGCCCGCCGCAGACCTTTACGTGCTTGTCGAGGGAATGGTGCGCTTCGCTCTCTACGTGGGCACCCGGGAGGCCTCCGTCGGCGAAATAATTCGGCGCGGTCAAGTTTTCGGTTGGGCGGCATTGCTCGAAAAACCGCAACCCCGCGTTGCCAGCGCCTTTTGCCTGACGTCCTGCGTGGTCGGGGCACTGAGCGGGCACGAGATGCTGCGGCTGATGGACCAGGATCACAGTCTCGGGTACGCGATTATGAAAAGGCTGAACAAGCTGATTACCGGCGATCTCGCCGCTTTCGCCGCCGGTTGA
- a CDS encoding sigma-54-dependent Fis family transcriptional regulator, whose product MNEARAALRPGRVLVIEDDRILAETIQSLLANRGHQAMLAETAERGVCTALSGDFDLVLADLRLPDGNGIDVIRSLKSANTDAAIILMTGYSSVDNAVQALREGAVDYIIKPFNNDDFLHAIERALDEKRMRRENATLKRKLKKSFSIDNIIGQSDEVKKMLSYIRRVAPTSASVLIEGESGTGKELVAQAIHYASERPYGPFVPLNCGAIPADLLESELFGHERGAYTGATASSEGLIRQADGGTLFLDEISELAPSLQVKLLRVLQEKQVRPVGGHQVFDADVRFVAASNRDLKRAVDAGAFRVDLFYRLNVVNIHVPPLRSRGNDVQLLAQHFVDHYGRKTGQRVCEIGKDLAAFFITYHWPGNVRELENLIERAVIFADSEVLTCKDLPDMLPPTVRKPTPRSAPDSPLSIEEYIKDVVVRCQDGHSEIALANMLGIGRKALWVRRRRWGLFRNSAHD is encoded by the coding sequence ATGAACGAAGCACGCGCGGCGCTACGTCCAGGGCGGGTTCTCGTGATCGAAGATGATCGAATCCTGGCCGAAACAATTCAGTCACTCCTGGCAAACCGCGGCCATCAGGCCATGCTCGCCGAGACTGCGGAACGTGGGGTTTGCACAGCGCTTTCCGGCGATTTCGATCTTGTTCTCGCCGATCTCAGGTTGCCCGATGGAAACGGCATAGACGTCATCCGCTCGCTCAAGAGCGCCAACACGGACGCCGCGATTATTCTAATGACGGGCTACTCTTCAGTGGACAATGCGGTGCAAGCGCTGAGGGAAGGCGCGGTCGATTACATCATAAAGCCTTTCAACAACGACGACTTCCTTCATGCGATAGAGCGGGCGCTTGACGAGAAGCGAATGCGCAGGGAAAACGCTACGCTCAAACGCAAACTGAAAAAGAGCTTTTCCATCGACAACATCATCGGGCAGAGCGACGAAGTCAAGAAGATGCTCAGTTACATCCGTCGCGTTGCTCCGACCTCGGCGAGTGTTCTGATCGAAGGCGAGAGCGGGACGGGTAAAGAGTTGGTCGCGCAGGCGATTCATTACGCCAGTGAGCGTCCATATGGACCTTTCGTTCCTCTAAACTGCGGTGCAATACCTGCGGACCTTCTCGAATCGGAGCTATTCGGTCACGAGCGAGGCGCCTATACCGGAGCGACCGCTTCCAGCGAAGGTTTGATCCGCCAAGCCGATGGAGGCACTCTGTTTCTCGACGAGATCTCCGAGCTCGCCCCAAGTCTTCAGGTCAAGCTGCTGCGCGTGCTGCAAGAGAAACAAGTGCGTCCGGTAGGCGGCCATCAAGTATTCGATGCAGACGTTCGCTTCGTAGCCGCGAGCAATCGGGATTTGAAGCGAGCTGTCGACGCCGGCGCATTCCGCGTGGACCTATTTTATCGGCTGAACGTCGTCAACATTCACGTGCCACCTCTGCGCAGCCGCGGAAATGATGTGCAGTTGCTGGCCCAGCATTTTGTCGACCACTACGGCCGCAAGACCGGGCAGCGCGTTTGTGAGATCGGCAAGGATCTGGCGGCATTTTTCATAACTTACCACTGGCCCGGAAATGTTCGCGAGCTTGAGAACTTGATCGAACGTGCGGTTATTTTTGCCGACTCGGAGGTTTTAACTTGTAAAGATCTTCCCGACATGCTTCCACCGACTGTCAGGAAGCCTACCCCGCGCAGCGCGCCCGACAGCCCGCTTTCCATTGAAGAATACATCAAGGACGTTGTCGTACGGTGTCAGGACGGTCACAGTGAAATCGCGCTTGCGAACATGCTGGGCATCGGCCGCAAGGCGCTTTGGGTCAGGAGGCGCCGTTGGGGTCTCTTCAGGAATAGTGCGCATGACTGA